The proteins below come from a single Ruegeria sp. THAF33 genomic window:
- a CDS encoding ABC transporter ATP-binding protein: MTTAVLALQDASLSLDGNAGRVDILHDITLTVNKGETLGLIGPSGSGKSSLLMLMAGLEQATHGQIMALGQDLTDMDEDALARFRRDSMGVVFQNFHLIPTMTALENVATPLELAGHKDAFDRAEQELDAVGLSHRRDHYPAQLSGGEQQRVALARASAPRPKILLADEPTGNLDETNGAAIVDLLFGLRRKYDATLVLVTHSHSLAERCDRVVRLRDGRIAEETRQEAAE, translated from the coding sequence ATGACGACTGCTGTTCTCGCCCTCCAAGATGCCTCTTTGTCCCTGGATGGCAATGCCGGGCGGGTCGATATTCTGCATGACATTACGTTGACTGTGAACAAGGGCGAGACGCTGGGGCTTATCGGGCCTTCTGGCTCGGGCAAGTCTTCGCTGCTGATGTTGATGGCGGGGTTGGAGCAGGCGACGCACGGTCAAATCATGGCGCTGGGTCAAGACCTTACCGACATGGATGAGGACGCTCTGGCCCGGTTTCGGCGCGACAGTATGGGGGTGGTGTTTCAGAACTTCCATCTGATCCCGACGATGACCGCGCTTGAAAACGTGGCAACCCCACTGGAACTGGCAGGGCACAAGGATGCGTTCGACCGGGCCGAGCAAGAGCTGGACGCCGTTGGCCTGTCGCACCGTCGCGATCATTACCCGGCGCAACTTTCGGGCGGAGAACAACAGCGTGTTGCCTTGGCACGAGCATCTGCGCCGCGCCCCAAAATCCTGTTGGCTGATGAACCGACCGGGAACCTGGACGAAACCAACGGGGCCGCAATTGTTGATTTGCTGTTTGGTCTGCGCCGGAAATACGATGCAACCCTGGTTCTGGTGACCCACAGCCATTCATTGGCCGAAAGATGTGATCGGGTCGTTCGGTTGCGTGACGGCAGGATCGCCGAAGAGACCCGGCAGGAGGCCGCGGAATGA
- a CDS encoding arylesterase — protein sequence MAGLFTWCGFAATAEQVVIAALGDSLTQGYGLVEESGFVPQLERWLQTQGADVRVINAGVSGDTTAGGAARVDWTLTPDVDGMIVALGGNDLLRGIDPAVSKANLRRILDVALDANVPVLLIGMQAPGNYGADYKQAFDGMYPDLAKEFDVLFAASFFEGLAAEGDPGAVSQFMQPDGIHPNADGVVKIVESLGPSVLKLVDQAGRAE from the coding sequence ATGGCAGGCCTTTTCACGTGGTGCGGTTTTGCGGCCACAGCCGAACAAGTGGTGATTGCGGCTTTGGGGGACTCGCTGACTCAGGGCTATGGGCTGGTGGAGGAAAGCGGGTTTGTTCCACAGCTTGAACGCTGGTTGCAGACGCAGGGCGCGGATGTCCGCGTCATCAACGCAGGTGTTTCGGGCGACACGACGGCGGGCGGGGCCGCACGTGTGGACTGGACCCTGACACCGGATGTGGATGGCATGATCGTTGCCCTTGGCGGCAACGACCTGCTGCGTGGGATCGACCCTGCCGTATCAAAGGCCAATCTGCGCAGGATCCTGGACGTGGCGCTAGACGCGAATGTACCGGTTCTGCTGATCGGTATGCAGGCGCCGGGCAACTACGGGGCCGATTACAAGCAAGCTTTCGACGGAATGTACCCAGACTTGGCGAAGGAGTTCGACGTCCTCTTCGCCGCCAGTTTCTTCGAAGGGCTTGCGGCCGAGGGCGACCCCGGTGCGGTATCGCAGTTCATGCAGCCGGACGGAATACATCCAAACGCGGATGGGGTGGTAAAGATCGTTGAATCACTGGGGCCGTCCGTTCTGAAGCTTGTTGATCAGGCGGGTCGAGCGGAATAG
- a CDS encoding L,D-transpeptidase, producing the protein MFTRRIFLAGTAASMLPGIARAKKAVEYDPTPQFVRIKKQFVPGQLLVAPRSFYLYFVTEPRKAIRYGCGVGKAGLEFTGTATIDVKKEWPTWRPTDEMIERDPVAYAKFKDNDYVQPGGGDNPLGARALYLFQNGVDTYFRIHGTTQPQTIGRAVSNGCIRMLNEHVIDLYNRVPIGTVVTVV; encoded by the coding sequence ATGTTTACACGCCGTATTTTTCTGGCCGGAACAGCAGCAAGCATGTTGCCGGGCATCGCCCGCGCCAAAAAGGCGGTCGAGTATGATCCGACACCGCAATTCGTGCGCATCAAGAAACAGTTCGTACCAGGACAGCTGCTGGTCGCGCCCAGGTCGTTCTACCTTTACTTCGTCACGGAACCTCGCAAGGCGATCCGCTATGGCTGTGGCGTCGGCAAGGCAGGGCTGGAATTTACCGGCACAGCAACCATCGATGTGAAAAAGGAATGGCCGACCTGGCGCCCGACCGATGAGATGATCGAACGTGATCCCGTCGCTTACGCCAAATTCAAGGACAACGACTATGTCCAACCCGGCGGCGGAGATAACCCGCTGGGCGCGCGCGCGCTGTATCTGTTCCAGAACGGTGTCGACACCTATTTCCGCATCCACGGCACGACGCAGCCGCAGACCATTGGCCGGGCGGTGTCCAACGGTTGCATACGAATGCTGAACGAGCATGTGATCGATTTGTACAACCGGGTCCCGATCGGAACCGTTGTCACGGTCGTCTAG
- a CDS encoding cold-shock protein — MPAGTVKWFNTTKGFGFIAPEEGGKDVFVHISAVERSGLTGLADNQKVTYELRAGRDGRESADSIQLA; from the coding sequence ATGCCAGCAGGCACCGTAAAATGGTTCAATACCACCAAAGGCTTCGGCTTCATCGCACCGGAAGAAGGCGGCAAAGATGTATTCGTACACATCTCGGCTGTCGAACGTTCGGGCCTGACCGGTCTGGCCGACAACCAGAAAGTCACGTACGAGCTGCGCGCCGGTCGTGACGGCCGCGAAAGCGCCGACAGCATCCAGCTGGCCTGA
- a CDS encoding fatty acid desaturase: protein MTEPSLSLRDKPETTAARDWVTTLAKYREPDQMRSAFELGVSIVPFFGLWALSWMSLSVSYWLAFVISALNAAFLLRLFAIQHDCGHGAFFKNRAVSDWIGRGIGVLTLTPYDVWRRSHSTHHNSSGNLDKRGMGDVHTLTVAEYRAKTPLNRFWYRVYRNPITLFVLGPGYLFLFQNRLPLGLTDSVRFWVSAMATNLAILVALVAIYYFGGLMPMLLIFLPSTLIAATAGVWLFYVQHQFENTHWDADADWQLHEAALHGSSHYILPSVLQWFSANIGIHHVHHLYSRIPFYRLTEVLRDHEELANSNRMTIRESLANARLHLWDEKKRRLLSFAEARALYG from the coding sequence ATGACTGAACCCTCTCTCTCGCTCCGCGACAAGCCGGAGACCACCGCCGCACGTGACTGGGTAACAACGCTTGCCAAATATCGCGAACCGGACCAAATGCGCAGCGCTTTTGAGCTGGGCGTAAGCATTGTCCCCTTTTTCGGACTGTGGGCATTGTCCTGGATGTCACTTTCAGTCAGCTATTGGCTGGCCTTTGTGATTTCCGCCCTCAATGCGGCCTTTCTGTTGCGCTTGTTTGCCATCCAGCATGATTGCGGGCACGGCGCATTCTTCAAAAACCGGGCCGTCAGCGACTGGATCGGGCGCGGCATCGGAGTTCTGACACTGACACCATATGATGTCTGGCGCCGCAGTCATTCCACGCATCACAACAGTTCCGGCAACCTGGACAAGCGCGGGATGGGCGATGTCCACACCCTGACCGTGGCGGAATACCGCGCCAAAACACCACTGAACAGGTTCTGGTACCGCGTGTACCGGAACCCGATCACTCTGTTCGTGCTTGGCCCCGGTTATCTGTTTCTGTTTCAAAACCGCCTTCCGCTGGGCCTGACAGACAGCGTAAGGTTCTGGGTCAGCGCGATGGCGACCAATCTTGCGATTCTGGTTGCCCTTGTGGCCATCTACTATTTTGGCGGGCTGATGCCGATGTTGCTGATCTTCCTGCCGTCGACTCTGATTGCCGCAACGGCCGGAGTTTGGCTGTTTTATGTACAACACCAGTTCGAGAACACGCATTGGGACGCGGATGCAGACTGGCAACTGCATGAAGCGGCGCTGCACGGAAGTTCGCACTATATCCTGCCCTCGGTGTTGCAGTGGTTCAGTGCCAATATCGGCATCCACCATGTACACCACCTCTACAGCCGCATTCCGTTCTATCGTCTGACCGAAGTGCTGCGCGATCATGAAGAACTGGCGAACAGCAACCGGATGACCATCCGGGAAAGCCTCGCCAATGCGCGGCTTCACCTGTGGGACGAGAAGAAACGTCGTCTGTTGTCCTTCGCCGAGGCCCGCGCACTTTATGGGTAA
- the rplO gene encoding 50S ribosomal protein L15, whose product MKLNELRDNPGASPKRTRVGRGPGSGKGKMGGRGIKGQKSRSGVAINGYEGGQMPLYQRLPKRGFNKPNRKEFAVINLGLIQKFVDAGKLDASAAITEDALVASGLVRRKLDGIRVLAKGEISAKVNLEVTGASKSAVEAVEKAGGSLKVTKAAAAE is encoded by the coding sequence ATGAAACTGAACGAACTGCGCGACAATCCAGGCGCCAGCCCGAAACGCACCCGCGTCGGCCGTGGTCCGGGTTCCGGCAAAGGTAAAATGGGTGGCCGTGGTATCAAAGGCCAGAAATCCCGTTCGGGTGTGGCCATCAATGGCTACGAAGGCGGCCAGATGCCATTGTACCAGCGTTTGCCCAAGCGCGGCTTCAACAAGCCGAACCGCAAGGAATTCGCGGTTATCAATCTGGGTCTGATCCAGAAATTCGTCGACGCCGGCAAGCTGGACGCTTCGGCTGCGATCACCGAAGACGCTCTGGTCGCGTCCGGTCTGGTGCGCCGCAAGCTGGACGGTATCCGCGTTCTGGCCAAAGGCGAAATCAGCGCCAAGGTGAACCTGGAAGTGACCGGTGCTTCGAAATCTGCCGTCGAGGCAGTTGAGAAAGCGGGCGGTTCACTGAAGGTCACAAAAGCTGCTGCGGCAGAGTAA
- the secY gene encoding preprotein translocase subunit SecY codes for MVSAAEQMAANTSWAALGKATDLRNRILFTLGLLIVYRLGTFIPVPGIDGAALREFMEQAGQGIGGMISMFTGGALGRMGIFALGIMPYISASIIVQLLTSMVPALEQLKKEGEQGRKKINQYTRFGTVALATVQAYGLAVSLESGDLATDPGLYFRMSTMITLVGGTMFLMWLGEQITARGIGNGISLIIFVGIIAEVPAALAQFFASGRSGAISPAVIVGVIVMVIAVITFVVFMERALRKIHIQYPRRQAGMKVYEGGSSHLPVKVNPAGVIPAIFASSLLLLPVTISTFSSGAANGPVMSWLLANFGPGQPLYLLFFASMIVFFAYFYTFNVSFKPDDVADNLKKQNGFVPGIRPGKKTAEYLEYVVNRVLVLGSAYLAAVCLLPEILRGQFAIPFYFGGTSVLIIVSVTMDTIQQVQSHLLAHQYEGLIEKSQLRGKGKKRGRKGAARR; via the coding sequence ATGGTATCAGCAGCAGAACAAATGGCAGCCAACACAAGCTGGGCTGCTTTAGGCAAGGCCACCGATCTGCGCAACCGCATCCTGTTCACGCTGGGTTTGCTGATCGTCTATCGTCTGGGCACCTTTATTCCGGTGCCGGGGATTGACGGAGCAGCTTTGCGCGAATTCATGGAACAGGCGGGGCAGGGCATCGGCGGCATGATTTCGATGTTCACCGGCGGGGCGCTGGGGCGGATGGGTATCTTTGCCCTCGGCATCATGCCTTACATCTCGGCCTCGATCATCGTTCAGCTTCTGACATCCATGGTTCCCGCGCTCGAACAGCTCAAGAAAGAGGGCGAGCAGGGGCGCAAGAAGATCAACCAGTATACCCGGTTCGGCACCGTGGCTCTGGCCACCGTTCAGGCTTATGGTCTGGCCGTTTCGCTGGAATCGGGCGATCTTGCGACTGATCCGGGGCTCTATTTCCGCATGTCGACCATGATAACGCTGGTTGGCGGTACCATGTTCCTGATGTGGCTGGGTGAGCAGATCACTGCACGCGGGATCGGCAACGGTATCTCTTTGATCATCTTCGTCGGCATCATTGCCGAGGTTCCGGCTGCTCTGGCGCAGTTCTTTGCAAGCGGCCGCAGCGGTGCGATCAGCCCTGCCGTGATCGTCGGCGTGATCGTTATGGTCATCGCGGTCATCACCTTTGTGGTGTTCATGGAGCGCGCCCTGCGCAAGATCCACATTCAGTATCCGCGCCGCCAGGCCGGTATGAAAGTCTACGAAGGCGGCTCAAGCCACTTGCCGGTCAAGGTCAACCCTGCGGGTGTTATTCCGGCGATCTTCGCCAGCTCGCTGCTGCTGCTGCCGGTCACGATCTCGACCTTCTCGTCCGGTGCTGCCAACGGGCCGGTCATGTCGTGGCTGCTGGCCAATTTCGGCCCCGGACAGCCGCTTTACCTTCTGTTCTTTGCCTCGATGATCGTGTTCTTCGCCTATTTCTATACGTTCAACGTGTCGTTCAAACCGGACGATGTGGCGGACAACCTGAAAAAGCAGAACGGTTTTGTGCCCGGCATCCGGCCCGGCAAGAAAACCGCCGAGTATCTGGAATACGTGGTCAACCGCGTGCTGGTTCTGGGTTCGGCCTATCTGGCGGCGGTCTGTCTGCTGCCCGAAATTCTGCGGGGCCAGTTTGCCATTCCGTTCTATTTCGGTGGCACCTCGGTTCTGATTATCGTCTCTGTGACCATGGACACGATCCAGCAGGTCCAGAGCCACCTGTTGGCGCATCAATACGAAGGGCTTATCGAAAAGTCCCAGCTGCGCGGCAAAGGCAAGAAACGCGGCAGAAAGGGAGCTGCTCGCCGATGA
- a CDS encoding adenylate kinase, with protein sequence MNIILLGPPGAGKGTQARHLVETRGMVQLSTGDMLREAKTSGTEMGQKVAAIMDAGKLVTDEIVIGLIEEKLTTEKGAGFIFDGFPRTLAQADALSALLTKLGQSLHTVIEMRVDDDALVERITARSTCGGCGEVYNDKTKPIPADGKCTNCGKENDFVRRADDNEDSLRTRLMEYYKKTSPLIGYYYAKGDLRPVNGLADIKEVTASIEAILG encoded by the coding sequence ATGAACATCATTCTTCTGGGCCCCCCGGGGGCAGGCAAGGGAACGCAGGCGCGTCACCTGGTAGAGACCCGCGGGATGGTGCAGCTCAGCACCGGGGATATGCTGCGCGAGGCCAAGACCAGCGGAACCGAAATGGGCCAGAAGGTTGCCGCGATCATGGACGCGGGCAAGCTGGTCACCGATGAGATCGTGATCGGCCTGATTGAGGAAAAACTGACCACCGAAAAAGGCGCCGGTTTCATCTTTGACGGCTTCCCCCGCACTTTGGCACAGGCCGACGCGCTGTCGGCTCTGCTGACCAAGCTGGGCCAGTCCCTGCATACCGTGATCGAGATGCGCGTGGATGACGATGCTCTGGTGGAGCGGATTACCGCGCGGTCAACCTGCGGCGGATGTGGTGAGGTCTATAACGACAAGACCAAGCCGATCCCGGCTGACGGCAAATGCACCAATTGCGGCAAGGAAAATGACTTCGTTCGTCGCGCCGACGATAACGAAGACAGTCTGCGCACGCGGTTGATGGAATACTACAAGAAGACCTCACCGCTGATTGGCTATTACTACGCCAAGGGCGATCTGCGCCCCGTGAACGGGCTGGCGGACATCAAGGAAGTCACAGCGTCGATCGAGGCCATTCTCGGCTGA
- the rpsM gene encoding 30S ribosomal protein S13, which yields MARIAGVNIPTAKRVPIALTYITGIGNTSAKAICEAVGIEAHRRVNELSDAEVLAIREHIDANFTVEGDLRREVQMNVKRLMDLGCYRGLRHRRNLPVRGQRTHTNARTRKGPAKAIAGKKK from the coding sequence GTGGCACGTATTGCCGGCGTAAACATCCCGACTGCAAAGCGGGTACCTATCGCCCTCACATATATCACCGGTATCGGAAACACCTCGGCCAAAGCGATCTGCGAAGCCGTGGGCATTGAAGCGCACCGTCGCGTCAACGAACTGTCCGACGCCGAAGTTCTGGCCATCCGCGAGCACATCGACGCAAATTTCACCGTTGAAGGTGACCTGCGTCGTGAAGTTCAGATGAACGTCAAGCGCTTGATGGACCTGGGCTGCTATCGCGGTCTGCGTCACCGCCGCAACCTGCCGGTTCGCGGTCAGCGTACCCACACCAACGCTCGTACCCGCAAAGGCCCCGCAAAGGCCATCGCTGGTAAGAAGAAATAA
- the rpsK gene encoding 30S ribosomal protein S11 — MARDKTRVKRKERKNIASGVAHVNSTFNNTKILISDVQGNAISWSSAGTMGFKGSRKSTPYAAQMAAEDAGKKAQEHGVKTLEVEVQGPGSGRESALRALAAVGFNITSIRDVTPIAHNGCRPPKRRRV, encoded by the coding sequence ATGGCACGTGACAAGACTCGCGTTAAGCGCAAAGAGCGTAAGAACATCGCATCGGGCGTTGCCCATGTGAATTCGACCTTCAACAACACCAAGATCCTGATCTCGGACGTACAGGGCAACGCCATCTCGTGGTCGTCTGCCGGTACCATGGGCTTCAAGGGATCGCGGAAATCGACCCCCTACGCCGCTCAGATGGCTGCCGAAGACGCAGGCAAGAAGGCGCAGGAACATGGCGTCAAGACGCTGGAAGTCGAAGTTCAGGGCCCCGGTTCGGGCCGTGAATCGGCACTGCGCGCGCTGGCTGCCGTGGGCTTCAACATCACGTCGATCCGCGACGTGACACCGATTGCTCACAACGGCTGCCGCCCGCCGAAACGTCGTCGCGTCTAA
- a CDS encoding DNA-directed RNA polymerase subunit alpha — translation MIHKNWAELIKPTQLEAKPGNDPARQATLVAEPLERGFGLTLGNALRRVLMSSLQGAAITSVQIDNVLHEFSSVAGVREDVTDIILNLKQVALRMEVEGPKRLSINAKGPAVVTAGDISESAGIEVLNRDHVICHLDDGADLFMELTVNTGKGYVSAEKNKPEDAPIGLIPIDAIYSPVKKVAYDVQPTREGQVLDYDKLTLKIETDGSITPEDALAFAARILQDQLSIFVNFDEPESASRQDEDDGLEFNPLLLKKVDELELSVRSANCLKNDNIVYIGDLIQKTEAEMLRTPNFGRKSLNEIKEVLSGMGLHLGMDVEDWPPDNIEDLAKKFEDAF, via the coding sequence ATGATCCACAAGAATTGGGCAGAATTGATCAAGCCGACCCAGCTGGAAGCCAAGCCGGGCAATGATCCTGCACGTCAGGCCACCCTGGTTGCCGAACCGCTGGAGCGTGGCTTTGGTCTGACCCTGGGCAACGCCCTGCGCCGCGTCCTGATGAGCTCGCTGCAAGGTGCGGCCATCACCAGCGTCCAGATCGACAACGTCCTGCACGAGTTTTCGAGCGTGGCAGGCGTTCGTGAAGACGTCACCGACATCATCCTGAACCTCAAGCAGGTTGCCCTGCGCATGGAAGTCGAAGGCCCCAAGCGCCTGTCGATCAATGCCAAAGGCCCCGCGGTCGTCACTGCGGGTGACATCAGCGAAAGCGCCGGCATCGAGGTTCTGAACCGCGATCACGTCATCTGCCACCTCGACGATGGCGCTGACCTGTTCATGGAGCTGACCGTCAACACCGGCAAGGGCTATGTCTCGGCCGAGAAGAACAAGCCCGAAGACGCACCCATCGGCCTGATCCCGATTGATGCGATCTATTCGCCGGTCAAAAAGGTCGCTTATGACGTTCAGCCGACCCGTGAAGGTCAGGTTCTGGACTATGACAAACTGACCCTGAAGATCGAAACCGATGGTTCGATCACGCCGGAAGACGCACTGGCCTTTGCCGCTCGTATCCTTCAGGATCAGCTGTCGATCTTCGTCAACTTCGACGAGCCGGAATCGGCAAGCCGTCAAGACGAGGACGATGGTCTGGAGTTCAACCCGCTGCTGCTGAAGAAGGTGGACGAGCTGGAACTGTCGGTCCGTTCGGCAAACTGCCTAAAGAACGACAACATCGTCTATATCGGCGACCTGATCCAAAAGACCGAAGCCGAGATGCTGCGCACCCCGAACTTCGGCCGCAAGTCGCTGAACGAGATCAAGGAAGTGCTGTCCGGCATGGGCCTGCACCTGGGCATGGATGTCGAGGATTGGCCGCCGGACAACATCGAAGATTTGGCCAAGAAATTCGAAGACGCGTTCTAA
- the rplQ gene encoding 50S ribosomal protein L17, translating into MRHARGYRRLNRTHEHRKALFANMAGSLIEHEQIKTTLPKAKELRPIVEKLITLGKRGDLHARRQAAAQLKEDKDVAKLFEVLGPRYAERQGGYVRILKAGFRYGDMAPMAIIEFVDRDLDAKGAADKARVAAEEAADEE; encoded by the coding sequence ATGCGTCACGCACGTGGTTATCGCCGCCTGAACCGTACTCATGAGCACCGCAAGGCGCTGTTTGCGAACATGGCTGGCTCGCTCATCGAGCATGAGCAAATCAAAACAACTCTGCCCAAGGCAAAAGAACTGCGCCCGATCGTTGAAAAACTGATCACTCTGGGCAAGCGCGGCGACCTGCACGCCCGCCGTCAGGCCGCAGCACAGCTGAAGGAAGACAAAGACGTCGCCAAGCTGTTCGAAGTTCTGGGCCCCCGCTACGCCGAGCGTCAGGGCGGTTATGTCCGCATTCTGAAAGCTGGCTTCCGCTATGGCGATATGGCCCCGATGGCGATCATCGAATTCGTTGATCGTGATCTGGACGCCAAAGGTGCGGCTGACAAAGCCCGCGTTGCCGCCGAAGAGGCAGCAGACGAAGAATAA
- a CDS encoding trypsin-like peptidase domain-containing protein — translation MIRVMLTLVALTCATQGMAETKVPQSQAEISLGFAPVVKQASPAVVNIYAKIVRQGRASPFFSDPFFQDFFGRGFGEPRQRVQNSLGSGVILSDDGYVVSNYHVVGSATEIRVVTTDRREFSAEVVLGHEESDIAILRLKEAEDLPYLTLRDSDQVEVGELALAIGNPFGVGQTVSSGIISGLARTGTATGNGRGYFIQTDAAINPGNSGGALIDVNGQLIGINTSILTRSGGSNGIGFAIPANLVAQFLKQAQQGNETFVSPWAGMSGQHMSADIAESLGLAIPLGVVISDLHELSPLRDAGFRVGDVVTHVDGDEVNSPAEMKFRMSVAGVGGTSVLTRLRGDQSEDVEVALIKAPDVPAAEETTLNDRTVLPGLVVSRVNPAVITRMGLSLSLTGVVVVDPGPYGGRAGLRTGDILESINADEIQRPRDVETALTDPGRYVQIGLVRGGRSVSLRFRL, via the coding sequence ATGATCCGCGTAATGCTGACCCTTGTTGCCTTGACCTGCGCGACGCAAGGAATGGCCGAAACGAAAGTTCCGCAGTCACAGGCCGAGATTTCGTTGGGATTTGCCCCGGTCGTGAAACAGGCATCGCCGGCGGTTGTGAACATCTATGCCAAGATCGTCCGGCAGGGCCGGGCTAGCCCGTTTTTCTCGGACCCGTTCTTTCAGGATTTCTTTGGCCGGGGATTTGGCGAACCCCGTCAGCGTGTTCAAAACTCGCTGGGTTCCGGGGTTATTCTGTCTGACGATGGGTATGTTGTTTCCAACTATCACGTGGTTGGCTCTGCGACCGAGATCCGGGTTGTCACCACGGATCGGCGCGAGTTTTCGGCCGAGGTTGTGCTGGGCCATGAGGAAAGCGATATCGCGATCCTGCGGCTGAAAGAGGCCGAAGACCTGCCCTACCTGACCCTTCGCGATTCCGATCAGGTCGAGGTTGGAGAGCTGGCCCTGGCCATCGGAAACCCGTTCGGGGTCGGGCAGACGGTATCGTCCGGCATCATCTCGGGGCTGGCGCGCACGGGCACGGCAACCGGGAATGGTCGCGGGTATTTCATCCAGACGGATGCGGCAATCAATCCGGGCAACTCCGGCGGGGCGCTGATCGATGTGAATGGCCAACTGATCGGGATCAATACCTCGATTCTGACCCGATCGGGTGGGTCAAACGGAATAGGCTTTGCCATCCCCGCCAATCTGGTGGCGCAATTCCTCAAGCAGGCGCAGCAGGGAAACGAAACCTTCGTCAGCCCGTGGGCGGGAATGTCGGGTCAACACATGAGCGCGGATATCGCGGAATCCCTTGGTCTGGCCATCCCGTTGGGCGTTGTGATCTCTGATCTGCATGAGCTCAGTCCTTTGCGCGACGCAGGGTTCAGAGTGGGAGACGTGGTAACCCATGTGGACGGGGATGAGGTCAATTCGCCCGCCGAGATGAAGTTTCGGATGTCGGTCGCCGGAGTGGGCGGAACCTCGGTTCTGACCCGTCTGCGCGGCGACCAAAGTGAAGATGTCGAGGTGGCGCTTATCAAAGCCCCCGATGTTCCGGCCGCCGAAGAAACGACGTTGAATGACAGAACCGTTCTTCCGGGGTTGGTGGTGTCCCGGGTCAATCCCGCGGTGATCACCAGGATGGGATTGTCGCTGTCGCTGACCGGTGTCGTCGTGGTGGATCCCGGCCCGTATGGCGGAAGGGCGGGTTTGCGAACCGGTGATATTCTTGAAAGCATCAATGCCGATGAGATCCAGCGCCCTCGGGACGTTGAGACCGCGCTGACCGATCCGGGCCGTTACGTGCAGATAGGTCTGGTGCGCGGGGGGCGGTCCGTCTCTTTGCGGTTCCGGTTGTGA
- a CDS encoding replication-associated recombination protein A yields the protein MSDLFDTGAAEPAASPHRPLADRLRPRSLAEVIGQEQVLGPEAPLGVMLAAGSLSSLIFWGPPGVGKTTIARLLAQETDLHFVQISAIFTGVPDLKKVFEAAKIRRQNGQGTLLFVDEIHRFNKAQQDGFLPHMEDGTILLVGATTENPSFELNAAVLSRSQVLVLERLSLADLERLTQRAEKELGHALPLTPAARDALQEMADGDGRALLNLIEQVSAWKVDAPLDPDALSTRLMRRAAKYDKSGDEHYNLISALHKSVRGSDPDAALYWFARMLTGGEDPRYLARRITRMAVEDIGLADPQAQAICLQSWETYERLGSPEGELALAQALVYLALAPKSNGAYVGYKAAMRLAKQSGSEPPPKHILNAPTSLMKGQGYGAGYAYDHDAEDGFSGQNYFPETMKRPVLYQPVERGFERELKKRLDYFAKLRTQRNS from the coding sequence GTGAGTGATCTGTTCGATACCGGGGCGGCAGAACCTGCCGCTTCTCCTCACCGGCCTCTGGCTGACCGGTTGCGGCCTCGATCCCTGGCCGAGGTGATCGGGCAGGAGCAGGTGCTGGGCCCCGAGGCCCCTCTGGGTGTCATGCTGGCGGCAGGCAGTCTGTCCAGCCTGATCTTCTGGGGCCCTCCCGGAGTTGGAAAGACCACGATTGCACGGCTGTTGGCACAGGAAACCGATCTGCATTTCGTTCAGATCAGTGCGATCTTTACCGGTGTGCCGGATCTGAAGAAAGTCTTCGAGGCCGCGAAGATACGCCGCCAGAACGGACAGGGCACCTTGTTGTTCGTGGACGAGATTCACCGCTTCAACAAGGCTCAGCAAGATGGGTTTCTGCCCCATATGGAAGACGGGACCATCCTGTTGGTCGGCGCAACCACCGAGAACCCGTCATTCGAACTGAATGCCGCAGTGCTCAGCCGGTCGCAGGTGCTGGTGCTGGAACGGTTGAGCCTTGCCGATCTGGAGCGTCTGACCCAGCGGGCCGAGAAAGAGCTGGGCCACGCGTTGCCATTGACGCCTGCCGCCCGCGATGCGTTGCAAGAGATGGCCGATGGCGACGGTCGGGCTTTGCTGAACCTGATCGAACAGGTTTCGGCGTGGAAAGTGGACGCGCCGCTGGACCCCGACGCGCTGTCAACGCGTTTGATGCGGCGGGCTGCAAAATACGACAAATCCGGAGATGAACATTACAACCTGATCTCGGCCCTGCACAAATCGGTGCGCGGATCTGACCCCGATGCGGCCTTGTATTGGTTTGCGCGCATGCTAACCGGGGGCGAAGATCCGCGGTATCTTGCGCGCAGGATCACACGCATGGCGGTCGAGGACATAGGCCTGGCCGATCCGCAGGCGCAGGCCATTTGTTTGCAATCGTGGGAAACCTACGAACGTCTGGGTTCACCCGAGGGCGAGTTGGCGCTTGCTCAGGCGCTGGTCTATCTTGCCCTGGCGCCAAAATCCAACGGCGCCTATGTCGGCTACAAGGCGGCAATGCGGCTGGCCAAGCAATCCGGCAGCGAGCCACCGCCCAAGCATATCCTGAACGCGCCGACCTCTTTGATGAAGGGTCAGGGTTACGGCGCGGGCTATGCCTATGACCATGATGCCGAGGACGGGTTTTCCGGTCAGAACTACTTCCCCGAGACGATGAAACGCCCGGTTTTGTATCAGCCGGTCGAGCGCGGTTTCGAGCGTGAGCTAAAGAAACGCCTCGATTATTTTGCCAAGCTGCGGACACAGCGGAACAGCTAG